From the genome of Candidatus Zixiibacteriota bacterium:
ACCGGTCGCGTATACCGCTGGCACGCCTTGGAGAGCCCGAGGATGTCGCCGAGGCCGTGGCCTTCTTCTGTTCGCCCGCCAGTGACTACATCACCGGGCAGACCCTCCGCGTTGACGGTGGCATGGTGATGGCGTAGGTGGAGTCGTGCCCCAACGCGGACGGTGACGCACGGGGATTTTGGGTTGCGAGCGGAGACGTTTTTTGATTAACTCCGGCTGTTTGCAGGCATACGGAAATGGTGAAGTGACCAACAGTAGCACGGGCAGGGAGGAGCGTACATGCCATCGGTAGAGGAACGGGTCAAGAAAATCATCGTGGAACAGTTGGGTGTCAACGCCGAGCAGGTGACGAATCAGGCCGCCTTTGTCGACGATCTGGGCGCCGATTCACTCGACACCGTGGAGTTGGTCATGGCCCTGGAGGAGGAGTTCGGACTGGAGATCCCCGACGAGGAAGCGCAGAAGATCGCCACCGTTCAGGCCGCCATTGACTACATCAAGGACAGGGCCAAGCCCGAATGACAGAGGATCGGCACCCGGGTACCGATCCGGTCCATCGAGTCTGTTCTGACCAGCGCTGAGCGAATGCCATGAGGCAGGACCAGTTTCATCGTGATGGCCGTCCCCGTCGTCGCGTGGTCGTGACCGGCGTCGGCGCGATCACGCCGATCGGACACAACGTGCCCGCCTATTGGGACGGCCTGCTGTCCGGACGTTCCGGAGCGGGGACGATCACCGCGTTCGATGCCTCCGCGTTTCCGACGCGAATCGCCTGCGAGGTGAGAGATCTCGATCCCAACACGATCGCCGACAAAAAGGAAGTCCGTCGGTTGGATCGGGCACAACTGTTGGCGCTGGGTGCCGCCGACGAGGCGGTGAGCCACGCGGCCATGGACTTGGAACGGCTCGATCGCGACCGCTGCGGCGTGGTCATCGGCTCGGGCATCGGCGGGATCGACACCTTCGAAAAGCAGCATCTGGCGCTGGTCAACCAGGGACCGGGGCGCGTATCGCCTTTCTTCATTCCCATGATGATCGCCGACATGAGCGC
Proteins encoded in this window:
- the acpP gene encoding acyl carrier protein, encoding MPSVEERVKKIIVEQLGVNAEQVTNQAAFVDDLGADSLDTVELVMALEEEFGLEIPDEEAQKIATVQAAIDYIKDRAKPE